The following are from one region of the Thermoanaerobaculia bacterium genome:
- a CDS encoding PLP-dependent aminotransferase family protein — MKRAAHALLPAIPVDRASPTPLYRQIYEGFRSAILDRRLRAGQRIPSTRTLAGELGISRLPIVNAFEQLVAEGYFESGIGSGTFVARSVPGRPDRRDRENARGSVRSRTRKSTSRDSDFLVPRGADPWLGGPGAFRVSQPALDRFPFDTWSRLVGRHGRRMHRAPGNLGYGDPMGDRVFREAVAAYLRTARAVRCEADQIMVVGGSQQALDLTARVLLDADSPVWIEEPGYVGSRNVLRLRGAELVAVPVDDEGLRVAAGVERSARARAAYVTPSHQYPLGMTMTLARRLELLDWARRSGAWIIEDDYDSEYRYESLPIASLQGLDRDWRVIYIGTFSKVLYPALRVGYIVIPERLIPRFAAVRAATDDFPPTFLQQVLADFIREGHFARHIRRMRALYRQRRAALVDAIGSELGDLLSVLGGEAGMHLVATLPKGKGDREVSVRAARQGFWAMPLSSCYFGKAPRQGFVLGFGGTDVPEIRAGVRGLKSALGR, encoded by the coding sequence ATGAAGCGCGCGGCACACGCTCTCCTTCCCGCGATCCCGGTCGACCGCGCCTCGCCGACGCCCCTCTACCGCCAGATCTATGAGGGCTTTCGGAGCGCGATCCTCGATCGGCGGCTGCGGGCCGGCCAGCGCATTCCGTCGACCCGGACGCTCGCGGGAGAGCTCGGGATCTCGCGCCTTCCGATCGTCAACGCGTTCGAGCAGCTCGTCGCCGAGGGATATTTCGAGAGCGGAATCGGTTCCGGGACTTTCGTCGCGAGAAGCGTCCCCGGGCGGCCGGACCGCCGCGACCGGGAGAACGCGCGAGGTTCCGTGCGGAGCCGGACCCGGAAATCGACGTCGCGCGATTCCGATTTTCTCGTTCCGAGAGGTGCCGATCCCTGGCTGGGAGGGCCGGGCGCCTTTCGCGTCAGCCAGCCGGCGCTCGACCGGTTTCCCTTCGACACCTGGTCGAGACTCGTGGGTCGACACGGCCGAAGGATGCACCGCGCTCCCGGGAACCTGGGCTACGGAGACCCCATGGGAGATCGGGTTTTCCGCGAGGCGGTGGCCGCGTATCTTCGGACGGCGAGAGCGGTGCGCTGTGAAGCGGACCAGATCATGGTGGTCGGCGGCTCGCAGCAGGCCTTGGACCTCACGGCGCGGGTTCTCCTCGATGCGGACAGCCCCGTATGGATCGAAGAGCCGGGCTACGTCGGCTCCCGGAACGTCCTTCGGCTCCGGGGCGCGGAGCTCGTCGCGGTGCCGGTCGACGACGAAGGGCTGCGCGTGGCCGCCGGGGTCGAGCGCAGCGCGCGCGCGCGCGCCGCGTACGTCACGCCGTCTCACCAGTACCCGCTCGGAATGACGATGACGCTTGCCCGCCGGCTGGAGCTCCTCGACTGGGCGCGCCGGAGCGGTGCGTGGATCATCGAGGACGATTACGACAGCGAGTACCGCTACGAGAGTCTGCCGATCGCTTCGCTCCAGGGGCTCGACCGCGATTGGCGCGTCATCTATATCGGGACGTTCAGCAAGGTGCTCTATCCGGCGCTTCGCGTCGGATACATCGTCATTCCGGAACGCCTCATCCCCCGTTTCGCGGCGGTGCGGGCCGCGACGGACGATTTCCCTCCGACGTTCCTGCAGCAGGTGCTCGCCGATTTCATCCGGGAAGGGCACTTCGCCCGGCACATTCGACGGATGCGGGCTCTCTACCGGCAGCGGCGCGCCGCCCTCGTCGACGCGATCGGGAGCGAGCTCGGCGACCTTCTGAGCGTTCTCGGAGGCGAGGCCGGCATGCATCTCGTCGCGACGCTCCCGAAAGGGAAGGGCGATCGCGAGGTCTCCGTGCGCGCCGCCCGACAGGGGTTCTGGGCGATGCCGCTCTCTTCCTGCTATTTCGGTAAGGCCCCCCGGCAGGGGTTCGTGCTCGGATTCGGCGGGACGGACGTCCCGGAGATCCGCGCGGGGGTCCGCGGCCTGAAGAGTGCTCTTGGCCGCTGA
- a CDS encoding NIPSNAP family protein, with protein sequence MKHARPYLLASAKTSNPARATTASADPARESVRHLGDFPVVELRRYTIKNGERQNFADYFESFFPEAFEQIGAIAFGQFLERDDRSRFTWLRGFHSMDDRASLNGAFYDGPLWKEHRSTVNAVIVDSDDVLLLRALTPAGGIPVFPAVDPVREPGGAHGIVVAQIFATRAGRVEAFARRAEPAFSGYRAVGAREAGVLATLDEPNNFPRHPIRTDGPFLVWLGIVENDEIVETVFRPLAERSARDLVASRLLRGKAEFVVLRPTRRSRLRWLPEASR encoded by the coding sequence ATGAAACACGCTCGGCCCTATCTCCTGGCGAGCGCGAAAACCAGCAACCCGGCGAGGGCGACCACGGCGTCAGCGGATCCCGCAAGAGAGTCCGTCCGGCACCTCGGAGACTTTCCGGTCGTCGAGCTCCGGCGGTACACGATCAAGAACGGCGAGCGGCAGAACTTCGCGGACTACTTCGAGAGCTTCTTCCCCGAGGCCTTCGAGCAGATCGGGGCGATCGCGTTCGGCCAGTTCCTCGAGCGAGACGACCGGTCGCGCTTCACGTGGCTTCGGGGCTTCCATTCGATGGACGACCGAGCCTCGTTGAACGGAGCGTTCTATGACGGACCGCTCTGGAAGGAGCATCGCTCGACGGTGAACGCGGTCATCGTCGACAGCGACGACGTCCTGCTGCTTCGCGCGCTGACGCCCGCCGGCGGAATCCCGGTTTTTCCCGCCGTCGATCCGGTCCGGGAGCCCGGGGGGGCTCACGGCATCGTCGTCGCGCAGATCTTCGCGACGAGGGCAGGCCGAGTCGAGGCATTCGCCCGCCGTGCCGAACCGGCGTTTTCCGGATATCGAGCCGTCGGGGCCCGCGAGGCGGGCGTGCTCGCGACGCTCGACGAGCCCAACAACTTTCCGCGGCACCCGATCCGGACCGACGGGCCCTTTCTCGTGTGGCTGGGGATCGTCGAGAACGACGAGATCGTCGAGACGGTCTTCCGGCCTCTCGCGGAACGCTCGGCGCGGGACCTCGTCGCCTCCAGGCTCCTCCGGGGAAAAGCGGAATTCGTCGTCCTCCGGCCGACCCGGCGTTCGCGTCTCCGCTGGCTGCCGGAAGCATCCCGATGA
- a CDS encoding protein kinase, producing the protein MTLAAGTTLGPYEIVSPLGAGGMGEVYKARDTRLDRVVAVKVLPTDLAATPELRLRFEREAKAVSALSHPHVCALYDVGSAEGVEYLVMEYLEGETLESRIDKGPVPAEQVLKFGVQIADALERAHRHGIVHRDLKPGNVMLTRSGVKLLDFGLARSLAPAAESGGDASSSLPTSAAPSRLTERGTIMGTFQYMSPEQLEGKDADARSDIFALGAVLYEMATGKKAFSGASRASLISSILRDDPRPISSIAPMTPPAFDRVVKTCLAKDPDDRFQTAHDVKLQLEWLAEAGSQAGAPAVVASRRKSRERLAWIAAGAAVAAAAVLALILVRGKPAPARTIRAAIELPAGAVIEKQDSSLALSPDGRVLAFVAEGGDGKTQIYLRALDSVACPVLAGTEGATYPFWSPDGRSLGFFADGNLKRIEISGGAVQTICEAPQGRGATWGSDGTIVFTPNIYGSMQRVPASGGSPVPAESAITAGDASHRNPHFLPDGKTVVYYSSATASADASLRAKIPS; encoded by the coding sequence ATGACTCTCGCCGCGGGGACCACACTCGGGCCCTATGAGATCGTGTCGCCGCTGGGCGCCGGCGGGATGGGCGAGGTGTACAAGGCCCGCGACACCCGCCTCGACCGCGTCGTCGCGGTCAAGGTTCTGCCGACGGATCTCGCCGCGACGCCGGAGTTGAGGCTCCGTTTCGAGCGCGAGGCGAAGGCGGTCTCGGCGCTCTCGCATCCGCACGTCTGCGCGCTCTACGACGTGGGAAGCGCCGAGGGCGTCGAGTACCTGGTCATGGAATACCTCGAGGGAGAGACGCTCGAGAGCCGCATCGACAAGGGGCCGGTTCCCGCCGAGCAGGTCCTGAAGTTCGGCGTCCAGATCGCCGACGCGCTCGAGCGCGCGCACCGCCACGGGATCGTTCATCGGGACCTGAAGCCGGGCAACGTCATGCTGACGCGGTCCGGCGTCAAGCTCCTCGACTTCGGCCTCGCCCGGTCGCTTGCGCCGGCCGCCGAGTCGGGGGGGGATGCCTCCTCGTCCCTTCCGACGTCGGCCGCGCCTTCACGGCTGACGGAGCGCGGCACGATCATGGGGACCTTCCAGTACATGTCGCCCGAGCAGCTCGAAGGGAAGGACGCCGACGCCCGGAGCGACATCTTCGCCCTCGGCGCCGTGCTCTACGAGATGGCGACGGGGAAGAAAGCCTTCTCCGGCGCGAGCCGGGCGTCCCTGATCTCGTCGATCCTCCGCGACGATCCGCGCCCGATCTCGTCGATCGCGCCGATGACGCCCCCCGCGTTCGACCGCGTCGTCAAGACGTGTCTCGCCAAGGACCCCGACGACCGCTTCCAGACGGCGCACGACGTCAAGCTCCAGCTCGAGTGGCTCGCCGAGGCCGGATCGCAGGCCGGCGCGCCCGCCGTCGTCGCCTCGCGCCGGAAGAGCCGCGAGCGGCTCGCGTGGATCGCCGCGGGCGCGGCGGTCGCCGCCGCGGCCGTCCTCGCGCTGATTCTCGTGCGGGGCAAGCCGGCGCCCGCCCGGACGATCCGGGCCGCGATCGAGCTTCCCGCCGGCGCGGTGATCGAGAAGCAGGACTCCTCGCTCGCTCTTTCTCCCGACGGGCGCGTCCTCGCTTTCGTCGCCGAGGGAGGCGACGGCAAGACCCAGATTTATCTGCGGGCGCTCGACAGCGTCGCCTGCCCGGTGCTCGCGGGAACCGAGGGCGCCACCTATCCCTTCTGGTCGCCCGACGGCCGATCGCTCGGGTTCTTCGCCGACGGAAATCTGAAGAGGATCGAAATTTCCGGCGGGGCCGTTCAGACGATCTGCGAAGCGCCGCAGGGCCGCGGAGCGACGTGGGGTTCGGACGGGACGATCGTGTTCACCCCGAACATCTATGGCTCGATGCAGCGCGTGCCGGCTTCGGGAGGAAGTCCCGTCCCGGCCGAGTCGGCCATCACCGCGGGCGACGCGAGCCACCGCAACCCGCATTTCCTCCCCGACGGCAAGACCGTCGTGTACTATTCGAGCGCCACCGCGTCGGCGGACGCATCCCTGCGCGCGAAGATCCCTTCCTGA
- a CDS encoding GGDEF domain-containing protein, which yields MSAGIAGIALVAGILGYAAFRCWARDPGLALAMAAGGIVGVSLVAVSAVFVGRELALRKTVERGLKKLATVDELTGISNRRGFIEHATGVLELAGRVGRPAIVFLADVDGLKAINDRHGHAAGDLALAAAARILQLTFRSSDVIARIGGDEFAVLALVDSRDGGEGILPRLRKNVDFWNGRSNQPFAVSLSIGAVSIDPSQDRLEEILARADKDLYEKKGFRRLVTA from the coding sequence ATGAGCGCCGGCATCGCGGGCATCGCGCTGGTCGCCGGGATCCTCGGCTATGCCGCGTTCCGGTGCTGGGCGAGAGACCCGGGGCTCGCCCTCGCCATGGCGGCCGGCGGGATCGTCGGCGTGTCGCTCGTCGCGGTGTCCGCGGTGTTCGTCGGGCGAGAGCTCGCGCTCCGGAAGACGGTCGAGCGCGGGTTGAAGAAGCTCGCGACGGTCGACGAGCTGACGGGGATCTCCAACCGGCGCGGGTTCATCGAGCACGCGACGGGCGTCCTCGAGCTCGCGGGGCGCGTCGGACGGCCGGCGATCGTCTTCCTCGCCGACGTCGACGGGCTGAAGGCGATCAACGACCGCCACGGGCACGCCGCGGGGGACCTCGCTCTCGCCGCCGCGGCCCGCATCCTCCAGCTCACGTTCCGCAGCTCGGACGTGATCGCGCGGATCGGCGGAGACGAGTTCGCCGTCCTCGCCCTCGTCGATTCCCGGGACGGCGGCGAGGGGATCCTGCCGCGGCTGCGAAAGAACGTCGATTTCTGGAACGGCCGCTCGAACCAGCCGTTCGCGGTTTCGCTCTCGATCGGCGCGGTCTCGATCGACCCGTCGCAGGACCGGCTCGAGGAGATCCTCGCCCGCGCCGACAAGGACCTCTACGAGAAGAAGGGCTTCCGCCGGCTCGTGACGGCTTAG
- a CDS encoding glycoside hydrolase family 3 N-terminal domain-containing protein, which produces MSASAFFVVGIAGEALSGGERAVFREYPPGGVILFSRNVVSEAQLSALVADIRSELPDAFLCVDQEGGRVDRFRAITAASPSFSAAARAGASDLAGTLAGEICAAFGIDWDLAPVVDRSVEGAGRTILAGRAASDRGDEVVFAGRGFLGALAAFGVAGCLKHFPGLGRAAVDSHLVLPRLSAQRTEMEEDLAPFRALAASAPAVMVSHAAVGETSLPATLDPAVAADLLRRDVGFRGVAVSDDLEMGALAEFGGLPERAAAAFSAGCDVLCLGKETAELPDSAAAVEARASAARLDEAAARLAAFRAELGRLKRERRLAPRPVPEIAAAFRRATERLG; this is translated from the coding sequence CTGAGCGCGTCGGCCTTCTTCGTCGTCGGGATCGCGGGAGAAGCGCTCTCGGGGGGGGAGCGTGCGGTCTTCCGGGAGTATCCGCCGGGCGGCGTGATCCTCTTTTCGCGCAACGTCGTCTCCGAGGCGCAGCTCTCCGCTCTCGTCGCCGACATCCGCTCGGAGCTCCCGGACGCGTTCCTCTGCGTCGATCAGGAGGGGGGGAGGGTCGACCGCTTCCGCGCGATCACGGCGGCATCGCCGTCGTTCTCGGCGGCGGCGCGGGCGGGGGCGTCGGATCTCGCGGGCACGCTCGCGGGGGAGATCTGCGCGGCGTTCGGCATCGACTGGGACCTGGCGCCCGTCGTCGACCGCTCGGTCGAGGGCGCCGGAAGGACGATCCTCGCCGGGCGCGCCGCGTCCGACCGTGGAGACGAAGTCGTTTTCGCCGGGCGGGGCTTTCTCGGGGCGCTCGCGGCGTTCGGCGTGGCCGGATGCCTCAAGCACTTTCCGGGGCTCGGCCGCGCGGCCGTCGACTCCCATCTCGTGCTTCCCCGCCTGTCGGCGCAGCGAACCGAGATGGAGGAGGATCTGGCGCCGTTCCGCGCGCTCGCCGCATCGGCTCCGGCGGTGATGGTCTCGCACGCGGCGGTCGGGGAAACGAGCCTGCCGGCGACGCTCGACCCGGCCGTCGCGGCGGATCTGCTGCGGCGCGACGTCGGTTTCCGGGGCGTGGCCGTCTCCGACGACCTCGAGATGGGAGCGCTCGCGGAGTTCGGCGGGCTTCCGGAGAGGGCGGCCGCCGCGTTTTCCGCGGGATGCGACGTCCTCTGCCTCGGGAAGGAAACGGCGGAGCTTCCGGACTCCGCCGCCGCCGTCGAGGCACGGGCGTCCGCCGCGCGGCTCGACGAAGCGGCGGCGCGTCTCGCGGCTTTCCGGGCCGAGCTCGGCCGCCTGAAGCGCGAAAGACGCCTGGCCCCCCGCCCCGTGCCGGAGATCGCCGCCGCCTTCCGCCGCGCGACGGAGCGGCTGGGGTAG